A genomic region of Desertibacillus haloalkaliphilus contains the following coding sequences:
- a CDS encoding LysM peptidoglycan-binding domain-containing protein, producing MTIQIYVVKRGDTLNEIAMRFKTTANEIIRTNDIETPNQLVVGQTIVIPIRGQFY from the coding sequence TTGACCATTCAAATTTATGTTGTCAAAAGAGGAGATACATTAAATGAAATTGCCATGCGTTTTAAAACAACGGCAAATGAAATCATTCGGACCAACGACATCGAAACACCAAATCAACTAGTCGTTGGACAAACAATTGTCATCCCTATTAGAGGTCAATTTTATG